The sequence GCGGTTGTAGCACAGAAGTATATAACATTATGAGTGACGAATACGAACACTTAGACGGTTACAATCCCGATGCGGATTTGAAATTAGGATGCGGATTGCCGACTAAATTTGCTAAAATTAAAAAGGGCGATACCGTTGTGGATTTGGGAAGCGGTGCAGGAAATGACTGTTTTGTAGCAAGACACGAAACAGATGAAACAGGAAAAGTTATCGGAATTGATTTTACCGAAGCAATGATAGAAAAGGCAAGAACGAATGCCGAAAAACTAAATTTCAATAATGTAGAGTTCCGATTGGGGGACATTGAAAAAATTCCTATTACCGCTAATGTTGCTGACGTGGTGGTAAGCAATTGTGTAATGAACCTGGTACCTGACAAGCCAAAAGCATTTGGCGAAGTTTACCGTATATTAAAGCCGGGTGGACATTTCAGTATTTC is a genomic window of Bacteroidia bacterium containing:
- a CDS encoding arsenite methyltransferase, whose product is MNNNEQIKETVKQKYSEIALQDNETNATSCCGSGGCSTEVYNIMSDEYEHLDGYNPDADLKLGCGLPTKFAKIKKGDTVVDLGSGAGNDCFVARHETDETGKVIGIDFTEAMIEKARTNAEKLNFNNVEFRLGDIEKIPITANVADVVVSNCVMNLVPDKPKAFGEVYRILKPGGHFSISDIVLTGDLPEKIKNAAEMYAGCVASAIRKEDYLQIIKDAGFQNITLQKEKTIIVPNDILKNYLTEEEIAIYNSKPNIIFSITVYGEKQGNCCSSETKCC